One Solanum pennellii chromosome 10, SPENNV200 genomic region harbors:
- the LOC107001125 gene encoding uncharacterized protein LOC107001125, translating to MEEPKSVIFCMKPISAAGSDGMNGYFFQMYWHIIKDDLMGVVKVFISGKIIPKYFSHSCIILLPKVSNQNKLTEFRPISQSNFTCKIISKLVNTTVTPILPSLISSSRSGFVNGRSILENLTLGQEIIQRIKKPNIGSNFIIKLGMAKAFDRVSWSYMCLVLRKMRFAEIFIDMVLRIMANNWYSIIVNAKRYGFFNSTRGLEQCEPLSPALFILVAEVLSRSLNRLHSHPDYHGFFMEKRGPQDYTMTNKITQLWRQSRTYKACVTGNTHTLTISSRDGGMRERDITGHHGIISAFLMMKGK from the exons ATGGAGGAACCTAAAAGTGTGATCTTCTGTATGAAGCCTATTTCCGCAGCTGGTTCTGATGGTATGAATGGTTACTTTTTTCAAATGTATTGGCACATTATCAAGGATGACTTAATGGGAGTTGTTAAGGTCTTCATTAGTGGTAAAATAATTCCTAAGTATTTCTCCCATTCTTGTATTATCCTACTTCCTAAAGTTAGTAATCAAAACAAGCTTACTGAGTTTAGGCCTATAAGTCAGAGCAACTTCACTTGCAAGATTATATCTAAGCTAGTGAATACTACAGTTACACCTATTCTCCCTTCCTTGATTTCTTCCAGTAGATCAGGGTTTGTTAATGGTAGAAGTATTTTAGAGAACCTAACTCTTGGTCAGGAAATCATCCAACGTATTAAGAAACCTAATATTGGGAGTAATTTTATCATAAAGCTAGGCATGGCAAAGGCTTTTGACAGGGTTTCTTGGTCATACATGTGCTTGGTTCTAAGGAAAATGAGGTTTGCTGAAATATTCATAGATATGGTTTTGAGAATCATGGCCAACAATTGGTATTCAATCATTGTCAATGCTAAGAGGTATGGCTTCTTTAATTCCACAAGAGGTCTCGAACAATGTGAACCCTTATCCCctgccctatttattttagttgcAGAAGTGTTATCTAGGTCTCTTAATAGGTTACATTCTCATCCGGACTATCATGGCTTCTTTATGGAGAAGAGGGGACCTCAA GATTACACGATGACAAACAAAATAACTCAGTTATGGAGGCAAAGCCGTACTTACAAAGCATGTGTTACCGGCAATACCCATACACTTACT ATTTCTTCTAGGGATGGAGGAATGCGAGAAAGAGATATCACTGGGCATCATGGAATAATCTCAGCTTTCCTTATGATGAAGGGGAAGTAG